From the Lathyrus oleraceus cultivar Zhongwan6 chromosome 4, CAAS_Psat_ZW6_1.0, whole genome shotgun sequence genome, one window contains:
- the LOC127074272 gene encoding uncharacterized protein LOC127074272 isoform X1, translated as MATAPSNNSTAKVGTLSFGSPMSSMPPKSQRGQNKPKCKQCGNVARSRCPYESCKSCCSRNQNPCPIHVLKASTIPDNTPSTGAAPLDRKSFEPPPSVSAGRVASLRQLSNSFAQFNNLHLSLRSKKPLTRKDAAAINEWRFSKLKEYKEQNVEAENEAFDRYMQNVDLLEEVLSVKPSDDNVPSVSEANPTPMENSEIMIPGLKLQLRSNSTRSDGVRIRIKKIVDEGLKKLKKCAVDGDSNEQTNEVNESSNKRKRTEKLSAISDLMDKINKARSEEDLQSCLEVKLQLFNSDEDSAMVQATDNEMHQNQTAEGDVAPAKELDFSLPKLVGATEIDQETLNTIDRHFSSLEYVGQL; from the exons ATGGCGACGGCACCTAGCAACAATTCGACGGCGAAGGTCGGAACCCTAAGTTTTGGATCGCCGATGTCTTCAATGCCGCCGAAATCTCAACGCGGTCAGAATAAGCCCAAGTGCAAACAGTGTGGCAATGTTGCTCGTTCTAG GTGTCCTTATGAGTCATGCAAGAGTTGCTGTTCTAGAAATCAAAATCCGTGTCCTATTCATG TGTTAAAAGCCAGTACAATACCTGACAACACTCCATCTACTGGTGCTGCCCCACTTGATCGGAAATCCTTTGAACCACCTCCATCAGT AAGTGCTGGTAGAGTTGCATCACTTCGACAACTTTCAAATAGTTTTGCTCAGTTCAATAATTTGCATCTTTCACTTCGATCAAAGAAACCACTAACTAGAAAG GATGCTGCAGCAATAAATGAATGGAGATTTTCCAAACTAAAGGAATACAAAGAGCAAAATGTTGAAGCAGAAAATGAAGCTTTCGATCGATACATGCAAAATGTAGATTTACTGGAAGAAGTATTATCCGTGAAGCCTTCTGATGACAATGTGCCCTCTGTATCTGAGGCTAATCCTACTCCAATGGAGAACAGTGAGATCATGATACCTGGGTTAAAATTGCAGTTAAGGTCAAATTCAACGAGAAGCGATGGCGTGAGAATaagaataaaaaaaattgttgaCGAGGGGTTAAAGAAGCTTAAGAAGTGTGCTGTAGATGGTGACAGCAATGAACAAACCAACGAAGTTAATGAATCTTCAAATAAGAGAAAGAGGACTGAAAAGTTATCAGCTATCAGTGATCTTATGGACAAAATCAACAAAGCCCGAAGTGAGGAAGATTTGCAGTCATGCTTGGAGGTGAAGTTACAGCTTTTCAATTCAGACGAAGATTCTGCCATGGTACAAGCTACAGACAATGAAATGCATCAGAATCAAACTGCTGAAGGTGATGTTGCACCAGCAAAAGAATTGGATTTTTCATTACCGAAATTGGTTGGTGCTACTGAAATTGATCAGGAAACTCTCAACACCATAGACAGACACTTTTCTTCTCTTGAGTATGTAGGGCAGTTATGA
- the LOC127074272 gene encoding uncharacterized protein LOC127074272 isoform X2 gives MATAPSNNSTAKVGTLSFGSPMSSMPPKSQRGQNKPKCKQCGNVARSRCPYESCKSCCSRNQNPCPIHVLKASTIPDNTPSTGAAPLDRKSFEPPPSVAGRVASLRQLSNSFAQFNNLHLSLRSKKPLTRKDAAAINEWRFSKLKEYKEQNVEAENEAFDRYMQNVDLLEEVLSVKPSDDNVPSVSEANPTPMENSEIMIPGLKLQLRSNSTRSDGVRIRIKKIVDEGLKKLKKCAVDGDSNEQTNEVNESSNKRKRTEKLSAISDLMDKINKARSEEDLQSCLEVKLQLFNSDEDSAMVQATDNEMHQNQTAEGDVAPAKELDFSLPKLVGATEIDQETLNTIDRHFSSLEYVGQL, from the exons ATGGCGACGGCACCTAGCAACAATTCGACGGCGAAGGTCGGAACCCTAAGTTTTGGATCGCCGATGTCTTCAATGCCGCCGAAATCTCAACGCGGTCAGAATAAGCCCAAGTGCAAACAGTGTGGCAATGTTGCTCGTTCTAG GTGTCCTTATGAGTCATGCAAGAGTTGCTGTTCTAGAAATCAAAATCCGTGTCCTATTCATG TGTTAAAAGCCAGTACAATACCTGACAACACTCCATCTACTGGTGCTGCCCCACTTGATCGGAAATCCTTTGAACCACCTCCATCAGT TGCTGGTAGAGTTGCATCACTTCGACAACTTTCAAATAGTTTTGCTCAGTTCAATAATTTGCATCTTTCACTTCGATCAAAGAAACCACTAACTAGAAAG GATGCTGCAGCAATAAATGAATGGAGATTTTCCAAACTAAAGGAATACAAAGAGCAAAATGTTGAAGCAGAAAATGAAGCTTTCGATCGATACATGCAAAATGTAGATTTACTGGAAGAAGTATTATCCGTGAAGCCTTCTGATGACAATGTGCCCTCTGTATCTGAGGCTAATCCTACTCCAATGGAGAACAGTGAGATCATGATACCTGGGTTAAAATTGCAGTTAAGGTCAAATTCAACGAGAAGCGATGGCGTGAGAATaagaataaaaaaaattgttgaCGAGGGGTTAAAGAAGCTTAAGAAGTGTGCTGTAGATGGTGACAGCAATGAACAAACCAACGAAGTTAATGAATCTTCAAATAAGAGAAAGAGGACTGAAAAGTTATCAGCTATCAGTGATCTTATGGACAAAATCAACAAAGCCCGAAGTGAGGAAGATTTGCAGTCATGCTTGGAGGTGAAGTTACAGCTTTTCAATTCAGACGAAGATTCTGCCATGGTACAAGCTACAGACAATGAAATGCATCAGAATCAAACTGCTGAAGGTGATGTTGCACCAGCAAAAGAATTGGATTTTTCATTACCGAAATTGGTTGGTGCTACTGAAATTGATCAGGAAACTCTCAACACCATAGACAGACACTTTTCTTCTCTTGAGTATGTAGGGCAGTTATGA